In Plasmodium reichenowi strain SY57 chromosome 5, whole genome shotgun sequence, the following proteins share a genomic window:
- a CDS encoding hypothetical protein (conserved Plasmodium protein, unknown function): MIRLIFLFIIDFFIGVIIINVFFFEYVKCQGKFVNTKKEFPKIRNISNTFKQIKFFAPSKKKKRNYMFLSKHNFRKNNDNGISSSNKKKNFLLKYQTRNNVMYRIICNHNLLILNNTSFLKPTKLTIYNHDAPKNDISANDPEKARRKSKALPTNNLNDKKEENILPIDKANDQNDNVTLPVNNLNEHETNNLSLKKNEETKNKNISENNDTWKKYLEDKRKKEILKDLENKRNKNNNIKKKKNYNNEYMKNIKEYTHNNNSNTCEIIQKDELNGNDEIIKDQSNYSNDHNNDYYDDDNDYYEDDGDDDDYDDDDDDNNNDNDFIDEYSDLEKQERQYDNLQNGKFSYFNNINDTNKNLKNHKTYNEEKRNNNNSSSLNDSINNIFSSNKKNDLPLFFSLNNKSFENSNNKYFDKICSISPNELINRFFENTSERVKEAVKNIIFNIIGNIQKYTIETSILITYEKIYNFLLQIILTGYMIKNADYRLTLNESLYDQNNILNKKDYDQQQDEQENVNKEKQQNNEYQEDDLFNLKKSFHALFSDNNRNNMSEEQLNKGEMLNSKHIIDPNETNNTNNTNNNNNNNIDNYKTNGESNDITNDTTSDDYPIINTKNYILFLRKKINSLEKQLNILKESKTFLNDDLLSYIKSLTEIQLRSLTDNIGPLVLDSTKKIVELVIQGMTLNINKNMSNELIYVSGSVLTYICFWQLIIGYTLREMEIRDELSDYLKGS; encoded by the coding sequence atgaTTAGATTgatatttttgtttatcaTCGATTTCTTTATTGgtgttattattattaatgtttttttttttgaatatgTAAAATGCCAGGGAAAGTTTGTTAATACTAAGAAAGAGTTCCcaaaaataagaaatataagTAATACTTTTAAACAGATTAAGTTCTTTGCTCcttccaaaaaaaaaaaaaggaattaCATGTTTTTATCAAAACATAACTTTAGAAAGAACAATGATAATGGTATCTCTTCGtcaaacaaaaaaaaaaactttcttttaaaatatcaaACCAGAAATAATGTTATGTATCGAATTATATGTAATCAcaatttattaattcttAACAACACCTCTTTTTTGAAGCCTACAAAATTAACCATTTATAATCATGATGCTCCTAAAAATGACATCTCAGCAAATGATCCAGAAAAAGCTAGAAGAAAAAGTAAAGCATTACCAACAAACAATTTGaatgataaaaaagaagaaaacaTACTACCAATCGACAAAGCAAACGATCAAAATGATAATGTAACCTTACCAGTTAATAATTTGAACGAACATGAAACTAATAATTTgtctttaaaaaaaaatgaagaaactaagaataagaatatttctgaaaataatgatacaTGGAAAAAGTATTTAGAAGATAAAAGAAAGAAGGAAATATTAAAGGATCTGGAAAACAAAAGGAAcaagaataataatattaagaagaagaagaattataataatgaatatatgaaaaatataaaagaatatacacataataataatagtaatacATGTGAAATAATTCAAAAAGACGAATTAAATGGAAACGATGAAATTATTAAGGATCAAAGTAATTATTCCAATGACcataataatgattattatgatgatgataatgattattatgaagatgatggtgatgatgatgattatgatgatgatgatgatgacAACAATAACGATAACGATTTTATTGATGAATATAGCGACTTAGAAAAACAAGAGAGAcaatatgataatttacaaaatggaaaattttcatattttaataatataaatgatacaaataaaaatttaaaaaatcaCAAAACgtataatgaagaaaaaagaaataataataattcttcatcattaaacgatagtataaataatatttttagttcaaacaaaaaaaatgatcTACCTTTATTCTTCtcattaaataataaatccTTCGAAAATAGTaacaataaatattttgataaaatCTGTAGTATATCTCCAAatgaattaataaatagattttttgaaaatacTTCAGAAAGAGTAAAAGAAGCtgtgaaaaatattatatttaatattataggaaatatacaaaaatatacaattGAAACATCTATATTAATTActtatgaaaaaatatataatttcttattacaaattatattaacagggtatatgataaaaaatgCGGACTATAGATTAACTTTAAATGAGTCCTTATAtgatcaaaataatatcttgaataaaaaagattATGATCAACAACAAGATGAACaagaaaatgtaaataaagaaaaacaaCAGAACAATGAATATCAAGAAGACgatttatttaatttaaaaaaatctTTTCATGCCTTATTTTCggataataatagaaataatatgtCAGAAGAACAATTGAATAAGGGCGAAATGTTAAATTCAAAACATATAATTGATCCAAACGAGACTAATAATACTAATAatactaataataataataataataatatagataattATAAGACAAATGGGGAATCAAATGATATAACAAACGATACAACAAGTGATGATTACCCTATTATTAATACGAAAAattatatcctttttttaaggaaaaaaattaacTCTTTAGAAAAACAACtcaatatattaaaagaaagtaaaacatttttaaatgatgACTTACTTTCTTACATAAAATCATTAACAGAAATACAACTACGTTCTTTAACAGATAACATTGGACCACTTGTATTAGATTCTACCAAGAAAATTGTCGAACTAGTAATTCAAGGTATGACtctaaatataaataaaaatatgtcCAATGAACTTATATATGTAAGTGGTTCAGTTctaacatatatatgtttctGGCAATTAATTATTGGATATACACTCAGAGAAATGGAAATAAGAGACGAGCTTTCAGATTATCTTAAGGGAAGTTga
- a CDS encoding hypothetical protein (conserved Plasmodium protein, unknown function) translates to MSKEKEDKHKEEEKQEEEKQEEEEEEKEEGKEEEKEEEKEEEKKQDKHKEEEQQQEQHDKLEGHTYEELDEVKKYGLDNGKEYEYCNEKDDRKIFTTDVNRGHIRKDIDSKIWICDRGSKNIEKAEGDENRTYTEKYIDGEEITIDKDFESFKKYCPIEYPKNRSINGLDDFICTKNNLCEFKNDILKNLNIDNIYYDLNKIEHKKNLLNNEDCKNKKWYLNFQPLNNISIEQYWKYEKVTLQDILTSNINLLEIIDLKKNKKYLKYISRSILKGNPHESLIKNSYKYTENYINTSELQSRLSLTNINPSILSSKTLKNTQNLLKWKLKYANNTYKTNDHKYDEAENSSSLLNTHNFTSRSNNNSTVNMEQANSQISSNKRSVLFEEPPRSRSSRRYV, encoded by the coding sequence atgagtaaagaaaaagaagataaacataaggaagaagaaaaacaagaagaagaaaaacaagaagaagaagaagaagaaaaagaagaaggaaaagaagaagaaaaagaagaagaaaaagaagaagaaaaaaaacaagaTAAACATAAGGAAGAAGAACAACAACAAGAACAACATGACAAACTTGAGGGACACACATATGAAGAACTTGATGAAGTCAAGAAATATGGACTTGATAATGGCAAGGAATATGAATATTGTAATGAAAAAGATGacagaaaaatatttacaacAGATGTTAACAGGGGACATATTAGAAAGGATATTGATAGCAAAATATGGATATGTGACAGAGGaagtaaaaatattgaGAAAGCTGAGGGTGATGAGAACCGAACGTATacagaaaaatatattgatgGCGAAGAAATTACTATTGATAAAGATTTTgaatcttttaaaaaatactGCCCAATCGAATATCCAAAAAATCGTTCAATAAATGGACTGGATGattttatatgtacaaaaaataatttatgtgaatttaaaaatgatatattaaaaaatttaaatattgataatatatattatgatttaaataaaatagaacATAAGaagaatttattaaataatgaagattgtaaaaataaaaaatggtATCTAAATTTTCAAccattaaataatatttctattgAACAATATTGGAAATATGAAAAAGTAACCTTACaagatatattaacatcgaatattaatttattagaaattattgatttaaaaaaaaataagaaatatcttaaatatatatcacgTAGCATATTAAAAGGAAATCCTCATGAATCATtgataaaaaattcatataaatatacagaaaattatataaatacatcAGAACTACAATCTAGATTATCTCTTACAAATATTAACCCATCCATATTAAGCTCAAAAactttaaaaaatacacaaaatttattaaagtGGAAATTAAAATATGCTAACAATACTTACAAAACAAATGATCACAAATATGATGAAGCAGAAAATAGCTCCTCCTTATTAAATACACACAATTTTACAAGTAgaagtaataataatagcACAGTAAATATGGAACAAGCTAATAGTCAAATCTCTTCAAATAAGCGTAGTGTCCTTTTTGAAGAACCTCCAAGAAGCAGATCATCAAGACGATACGtctaa
- a CDS encoding transmembrane emp24 domain-containing protein, putative — DQQGKVLYSHDTSKIRKGKVSYLSTKDGLYHICISCPSTNWFKSTAIKWSLSIEVGGSDIDPENLAKKSELSETLTILNNLKKKFNSMKLQQIYQKQMASNLYEYNKSVHNKMFYCYIVEIIILVVITVYSIIHLKNYFKAHKLM; from the exons AGATCAACAGGGAAAAGTATTATATTCTCATGATACATCCAAAATAAGGAAAg GAAAGGtatcatatttatctaCTAAGGATGGGTTATATCATATTTGTATTTCATGTCCTTCAACCAACTGGTTTAAAAGTACAGCAATAAAATGGAGCTTGTCAATTGAAGTTGGAGGTTCGGATATTGATCCTGAAAATTTGGCAAAAAAATCAGAACTTAGTGAAACCTTAacaatattaaataatttgaagaaaaaatttaattcGATGAAATTACAACAAATATATCAGAAACAGATg gCGTCcaatttatatgaatacaataaatctgttcataataaaatgttttattgTTACATTGTCGAAATAATCATATTAGTAGTAATAACAGTTTACTCTATTATTCACTTGAAGAATTATTTCAAGGCCCACAAATTAATGTAA
- a CDS encoding DNA replication licensing factor MCM3, putative: MESLSIEKNSTPFGRSEYRTFNSELNYTLMDSSLNHSSILDNSMKIEKDSRDKRLQKLNENIVSEYESGRQSVVFTQQKYKQLLEGFLLFVQTNKYIHQKITELRTEAIDEYNRMQNKNIPNIIIHQRLICNINNFQTGNEQFELLAKCLIKEPYLALPAYQAAIKELWKSEDSKVDIDPPKIGICGWLGRHHVTPRGLQSSMINKLVAVEGVVNKCSTVQPKLVQSVYIGEAIHDINADAKTSEKTVHLRPHYDITDFDKTAKDSGRPPASDPEGRIMHKHEIGLCKYKNHQKFVIQETPEDAPTGQMPRWVEVIVEDDLCDIVKCGDRVRVWGVYRANCGQANSTNSGLGRSFLIANNVLVKNKETYDSNLCISEADKKNFHAFAKKDNTIDVLGYSFAPSICGQDIVKKAIVLMLAGGTERALPSHHIRGDIHIMLVGDPSCGKSQLLRYVMSIMPGTVSATGRGSSGVGLTAAIVTDQDTGERVVEGGAMVMGDRRVVCIDEFDKMQPTDRVAIHEVMEQQTVTVAKAGIHTTLNARCTVLAAANPLYGCWNDALDMGQQLQFEPSLLSRFDLIFLVRDSATEQDDERIAESVLRNVTEKAKPIMNESRNNQKNFVIQADSYDINPKAQHISIYNERDINQNNDSNNMQENEEYETPIFANRDEMIYYDKNGVEHEILTVPFFKKYLHYVKNIFYHEKQRTDGWKPYPEVSDEACEVITELYADLRERASKYSHNKLIQGVTPRTLEAIIRIASSHAKLKLNRYVTSVDVNYAKKLLMYTLFGEEIIDSNEEEDEEEDELEEDELDEDDDDEEEKLKKKRRQRQKRASRKRSGEKKDLASNKKKKKKSEQVDENGNENYMIDDLPSNKSNDTLDIKEIERLIVENVTLNDPGDGLKDVELLDLIILGNKDKMPELSKLDINQLRQIINSLNDMDGAPIYYVKKDKIVYKC, encoded by the exons ATGGAAAGCTTGAGCATAGAAAAGAACAGCACCCCCTTCGGGAGGTCTGAATACAGGACGTTCAACTCTGAGCTAAATTATACGCTGATGGATTCCTCATTAAACCATTCTTCAATATTAGATAATTCTATGAAAATAGAAAAAGATAGTAGAGATAAGAGATTACAGAAATTAAATGAGAATATTGTTAGTGAATATGAGTCTGGAAGACAAAGTGTTGTTTTTACTCAACagaaatataaacaattaTTAGAAggttttttattatttgtacaaacaaataaatatatacatcaAAAGATTACAGAATTAAGAACCGAAGCTATTGATGAATATAACAGAATgcaaaataaaaacatacCAAATATCATAATACATCAAAGActtatatgtaatattaataatttccAAACAGGAAATGAACAATTTGAATTATTAGCAAAATGCCTAATTAAAGAACCTTATTTAGCTTTACCAGCGTACCAAGCTGCCATAAAAGAATTATGGAAATCTGAAGATAGTAAAGTAGATATCGATCCTCCTAAAATTGGTATATGTGGATGGTTAGGTAGACATCATGTAACACCCAGAGGTTTACAAAGTTCaatgataaataaattagTAGCTGTTGAAGGTGTTGTCAATAAATGTTCTACTGTTCAACCGAAATTAGTACAATCCGTTTATATAGGTGAAGCTATTCATGATATTAATGCAGATGCAAAAACTAGCGAGAAAACTGTACATCTAAGACCTCATTATGATATAACTGATTTTGATAAAACAGCCAAAGATTCTGGTAGACCTCCGGCATCAGATCCTGAAGGAAGAATTATGCATAAACATGAAATTGgattatgtaaatataaaaatcatCAAAAATTTGTTATTCAAGAAACTCCAGAAGATGCCCCAACCGGACAAATGCCTAGATGGGTTGAAGTCATTGTAGAAGATGATTTATGTGATATTGTTAAATGTGGTGATCGTGTAAGAGTATGGGGTGTATATCGAGCAAATTGTGGACAAGCTAATAGCACAAATAGTGGATTAGGTCGCTCTTTTTTAATAGCAAATAATGTATtagtaaaaaataaagaaacaTACGATTCtaatttatgtatatcCGAAGcagataaaaaaaatttccATGCATTTGcaaaaaaagataatacTATTGATGTATTAGGTTATTCATTTGCTCCTTCTATATGTGGTCAAGATATTGTAAAGAAGGCTATTGTATTAATGTTAGCTGGAGGAACTGAACGTGCTTTACCTTCTCATCATATTAGAGGtgatatacatattatgCTTGTAGGAGATCCAAGTTGTGGAAAATCACAACTTTTGCGTTATGTAATGAGTATCATGCCAGGTACCGTTTCGGCTACTGGAAGAGGATCCTCGGGAGTTGGTTTAACAGCTGCCATTGTTACCGATCAAGATACAGGAGAACGTGTAGTTGAAGGAGGAGCTATGGTTATGGGAGATAGACGTGTTGTATGTATCGATGAATTTGATAAAATGCAACCAACAGATAGAGTTGCTATACATGAAGTTATGGAACAACAAACTGTTACCGTAGCTAAGGCAGGTATACACACTACATTAAATGCAAGATGTACTGTGCTGGCAGCTGCTAATCCTTTATACGGTTGTTGGAATGATGCTCTAGATATGGGGCAACAATTACAATTTGAACCTTCCCTACTTTCTCGTTTTGATTTAATTTTCTTAGTAAGAGATAGTGCTACCGAACAAGACGATGAAAGAATAGCTGAATCAGTTTTAAGAAATGTTACTGAAAAAGCTAAACCTATTATGAATGAAAGTAGaaataatcaaaaaaattttgttaTACAAGCAGATAGTTATGATATTAATCCAAAAGCACAACACATAAGTATATACAATGAAAGAGAcataaatcaaaataatgatagtaataatatgcaagaaaatgaagaatatGAAACTCCAATATTTGCTAATAGAGATGAAATGatttattatgataaaaatggtGTGGAACATGAAATTCTGACAgttcctttttttaaaaaatatttacattatgttaaaaatatattctatCATGAGAAACAAAGAACAGATGGATGGAAGCCTTATCCAGAAGTTAGTGATGAAGCTTGTGAAGTTATTACAGAATTATATGCTGATTTAAGGGAAAGAGCATCCAAGTATTCGCACAACAAACTTATACAAGGAGTAACACCAAGAACATTAGAAGCAATCATACGTATAGCTTCATCTCATGCAAAACTAAAACTAAATAGATATGTAACTAGTGTAGATGTTAATTATGctaaaaaattattaatgtATACTTTATTTGGGGAAGAAATTATTGATTCCaatgaagaagaagatgaagaagaagaCGAATTAGAAGAAGACGAATTAGACGAGGAcgatgatgatgaagaagaaaaattaaaaaagaaaaggagACAAAGACAAAAAAGAGCATCTAGAAAAAGATCTGGCGAAAAGAAAGATTTAGCaagtaataaaaagaaaaagaagaaatcTGAACAAGTAGATGAAAATGgaaatgaaaattatatgattgATGATCTTCCAAGTAATAAAAGTAATGATACATTAGATATTAAGGAAATTGAGAGATTAATTGTTGAAAATGTTACATTGAATGACCCAGGGGATGGATTAAAGGATGTGGAGTTACTAGATTTG ATTATACTCGGCAACAAAGATAAAATGCCCGAACTGTCCAAACTTGATATTAACCAACTACgtcaaataataaattcatTAAACGATATGGATGGAGCACcaatttattatgtaaagAAGGATAAAATAGTTTATAAAtgttaa
- a CDS encoding ubiquitin-conjugating enzyme E2 N, putative, with protein MSIPRRITKETQNLANEPPPGIMAVPVPENYRHFNILINGPDGTPYEGGTYKLELFLPEQYPMEPPKVRFLTKIYHPNIDKLGRICLDILKDKWSPALQIRTVLLSIQALLSSPEPDDPLDSKVAEHFKQDKNDAEHVARQWNKIYANNNVL; from the exons ATGTCAATACCTAGAAGAATAACAAAAGAAACACAAAACTTAGCGAATGAACCAc CCCCAGGAATCATGGCTGTACCTGTTCCTGAGAATTATCgtcattttaatattttaataaatggACCTGATGGAACACCATATGAGg GTGGAACGTATAAATTAGAGCTCTTCTTGCCAGAGCAGTATCCTATGGAACCTCCCAAAGTTCGttttttaacaaaaatatatcatccAAATATT GATAAGTTAGGTCGAATTTGtttagatatattaaaagataaatgGAGTCCTGCATTACAAATACGTACAGTACTCTTAAGCATACAAGctttattatcatcaccAGAACCAGATGATCCTTTAGATTCGAAAGTTGCTGAACATTTTAAACAAGATAAAAACGATGCTGAACATGTTGCTAGACAATGGAATAAAATTTATgcaaataataatgttttataa
- a CDS encoding ubiquitin carboxyl-terminal hydrolase, putative, which translates to KPKDIIFEEDLTSEEKKKIHTKENIIFEEQGIVNLGNTCYFNAVLQFLTSFDDLGNFLRSYKSKESKLIKTNKDILFDSFIEFSQSFEKSSEPYVPVTLLKSFRDVYPKFKSVNLRTKQYAQQDAEECMNAILTCLNEQTDNKIIDKLFSFEIISNMKFVQTVEEHEQKEKKDEKKEEIKNENITSNNNNNNNNNNNNSSNNNSSNSSNNNSVHQNEPNNKDISYNNIVETTQEFNNKLICYMGTPNTPVNHLHEGIRLSLHEKIRKNRNEDNKECIYEKTSEINSLPPYLIVHFLRFESKKIVESNNSGVSVVTAKICKKVSFPDTFDMYDFCSEKIKEELKIARDLIMKRKDKETSLSAQKEHIQNIEQNNMNNQYNQNNSNDKPNVQEHTNQINKKELIELPTGEYELISVITHKGRNEESGHYIAWKKMKKFISSNCNIDQNESSNKKNKNANDSLWLKMDDDKVSTHKFSSIDFYGGCSDYNIAVLLLYKRKNISCTADEISMHIKE; encoded by the coding sequence AGAAACcaaaagatataatatttgaAGAAGATTTAACAAgtgaagaaaaaaaaaagattcatacaaaagaaaatattatatttgaaGAACAAGGTATTGTTAATCTTGGAAACACATGTTATTTTAATGCGGTATTACAATTTTTAACATCTTTTGATGATTTAGGAAATTTTCTTAGAAGCTATAAATCAAAAGAAAGTAAATTAATTAAGacaaataaagatatattatttgattCTTTTATAGAATTTTCTCAGTCATTTGAGAAATCATCAGAACCATATGTTCCTGTAACATTGTTAAAATCTTTTAGAGATGTATATCCAAAATTTAAAAGTGTTAATTTAAGAACAAAACAATATGCCCAACAAGATGCTGAGGAATGTATGAATGCAATTTTAACTTGTTTAAATGAACAAACggataataaaattattgaCAAATTATTTTCGTTTGAAATTATTAGTAATATGAAATTTGTGCAAACTGTTGAAGAACATgaacaaaaagaaaagaaagatgaaaaaaaggaagaaatcaaaaatgaaaatattacaagtaataataataataataataataataataataataatagtagtaataataatagtagtaatagtagtaataataatagtgtACATCAAAATGAGcctaataataaagatatatcCTATAACAATATTGTTGAAACTACACAagaatttaataataaactAATATGCTATATGGGTACACCTAATACACCCGTAAATCATCTACATGAAGGTATACGGTTATCATTACATGAGAAAATACgaaaaaatagaaatgaagataataaggaatgtatatatgaaaaaacGTCAGAAATCAATTCCTTACCTCCTTATTTAATTGTACATTTCTTACGATTTGAATCCAAAAAAATTGTAGAATCAAATAATAGTGGGGTGTCAGTTGTTACAGCCAAAATTTGTAAAAAAGTCTCATTTCCTGATACTTTTGATATGTATGATTTCTGTTcagaaaaaattaaagagGAACTAAAAATTGCCAGAGATCTCAttatgaaaagaaaagataAAGAAACTTCTTTATCGGCTCAAAAGGAacatatacaaaatatagaacaaaataatatgaacaatcAATACAATCAAAACAACTCTAATGATAAGCCCAATGTACAGGAACATACAAAccaaataaataaaaaagaactTATTGAACTACCTACAGGAGAATATGAACTTATTTCGGTAATTACACATAAAGGGAGAAATGAAGAAAGTGGTCATTATATTGCTtggaaaaaaatgaaaaaatttatttcttcaaATTGTAACATAGATCAAAATGAATcaagtaataaaaaaaataaaaatgcAAATGATTCTTTATGGTTAAAAATGGATGATGATAAAGTCAGCACTCATAAATTCTCTTCCATTGATTTCTATGGAGGATGTAGTGATTACAATATCGCCGTcttattgttatataagagaaaaaatatatcatgtACAGCGGATGAAATAAGTATGcatataaaagaataa
- a CDS encoding methionine aminopeptidase 1a, putative yields MSFLNKSFMLNFLNTFPKKGKFQHTYILTPKLNKSKLPERKTFKPTLQDGKYKVTASQKVPEHIKCPSYAKTGIVENSNINYEIKDDKYIEKMKKACKLASDCLKLCLENSKEGITTDIIDNMAYDFYIKNNAYPGGLNFHSFPKSICASPNE; encoded by the exons atgtcttttttaaataaaagttttatgttgaattttttaaatacctttccaaaaaaaggaaaatttcaacatacttatatattaacaccaaaattaaataaatctAAATTACCTGAACGTAAAACATTTAAACCAACCCTACAAGATG GCAAATATAAGGTAACAGCTAGCCAAAAAGTTCCCGAACATATAAAATGCCCAAGTTATGCTAAAACAGGAATTGTAGAAAATTCGAATATTAATTATGAAATTAAGgatgataaatatatagaaaagatgaaaaaagCTTGTAAACTAGCTTCTGATTGTTTAAAGTTATGTTTAGAAAATTCAAAAGAAGGCATAACGACAGATATTATTGATAATATGGCATatgatttttatataaaaaataatgcATATCCTGGGGGTCTCAATTTTCATTCTTTTCCAAAAAGTATATGTGCATCTCCAAACGAGG